The genomic window CGCCGAGCGCGTAGAGCGCATCGACGCCGGCGCTCTTGGCGTAGCCGCCGACCTCGTCGTGGTACTGCGCGGCGGCGTCGCCGATCTCGCCCATGTCGCCGAGCACGAGGATCTTGCGGCCGATGGTCGAGGCCAGCACGTCGATGCCGGCGCGCATCGAATCCGGGTTGGCGTTGTAGGTGTCGTCGAGGATCACCGCACCGTTCGCGCCGGCGCGGCGCTGCAGGCGGCCCTTGACCCCCTTGAACGCGGCCAGACCGGCCGCGATCGCGGCCAGCGGGACGCCGGCGGCAAAGGTCGCGGCGACCGCCGCCAGTGCGTTGCGCGCGTTGTGCGCGCCGGGCAGCGCCAGATCGACAGCGCCTTCGCCCGCCGGCGTGATGAAGTGCAGCTCGGTCTCCAGCCCGTGCAGGCGCACGCGCCCGTGCACGTCGGCGGCGCCGTCGAGGCCGAAGCTGATGACGCGGCGGCCGACGTTCATCGCCTGCCACAGCGGCGCGTGCGGATCGTCGGCATTGATCACGGCGACGCCGTCGGCGGCGAGCCCGTCGTAGATCGTCCCCTTCTCGCGGGCGATCGCGTCGAGCGTGCCCATGCCCTGCAGGTGCGCGCGCTGGGCATTGGTGACCAGCGCCACGGTCGGTCGCGCGAGGCGCGTCAGGTAGCCGATCTCGCCGGGGTGGTTCATGCCCATCTCGACGATCGCCGCCTGGTGGTGCGCGCGCAGCTGCAACAGCGTCAGCGGCAGGCCGATGTCGTTGTTGAGGTTGCCCTGCGTCGCCAGCACGTCGCCGCCGAACGCCGCCTGCAGGATGCAGGCGATCATCTCCTTGGTCGTCGTCTTGCCGTTCGAGCCGGTCACCGCGATCAGCGGCAGGTCGAAGCCGGCGCGCCAGTGCGCGGCCAACGCGCCGAGCGCGAGCCGGGTGTCGGCGACGGCGATCAGCGGCAGCCCGACATCCTTCAGCGCTTCCGCCGCATCGGCGGCGACGACGGCGCCCACCGCGCCCTCGCTGGCGACGGTGCCGATGAAGTCGTGGCCGTCGAAGCGCTCGCCGCGCAGCGCGACGAACAGGTCGCCGGCACGGATCGCGCGGCTGTCGGTGGATACCGCGTAGAAGCCGGCGTCGGCGCCGATCAGCCGGCCGTTAAGCGCCGCCGCCGCGGCCGAGAGTTTCAGCATCGTGCTCATGCGGCCTCCTGGCGAGCGGCCAGCGCGGCCTCGGCCTCGCGCAGGTCGGAGAAGGGATGGAAGGTGCCGGCGATTTCCTGGTAGGCCTCGTGGCCCTTGCCGGCGAGCAGGATGACGTCGGTCGGCGCGGCGCCGCCGATGGTCGCCGCGATCGCCTGCCGGCGGTCGACGATCACTTCGGCCTGCGGCGCGCCGCCGCGGATCGCGTCGACGATCGCCGCCGGCGATTCGCTGCGCGGGTTGTCGCTGGTGAGGACGACGCGGTCGGCGCCGCGCGCCGCCACCTCGCCCATCAGCGGCCGCTTGCCGGGGTCGCGGTCGCCGCCGCAGCCGAAGACGCAGACCAGCCGGCCGCCGCGCGCCGCCGCTTCCTCGCGCAGCGCGGCGAGCGCGTTGTCGAGCGCGTCCGGCGAATGCGCGTAGTCGATCACCACCAGCGGCTGACCGTCGCCGCCGACGCGCTGCATCCGTCCCGGCGGCGGCTCCAGCCGCGCCAGCCGCGGCGCCAGTTCCTCGAACGGGAGGCCGCCGGCGAGCAGCACGCCGGCGACGGCGAGCAGGTTGGCGACGTTGTAGCGGCCGACCAGCCGGCTCTCGATCGCGGCCGTGCCCTGCGGCGCGCGCAGCGTGAACGCCATGCCGGACGGCTCGACGCGGATGTCGCTGGCGGCCAGCAGCAGGTCGACCGAGGCGGTGGCACCGGTCATCGTGTAGCCGACCTTCAGCCGCGCGTTGCCGACCTTGGCGAGGTGCTCGCCGAAGGGGTCGTCGAGGTTGATCACCGCGGCACGCAGGCCGGGCCAGCGGAACAGCTTTTCCTTGGCGGCGGCGTAGGCCTTCATCGTGCCGTGGTAGTCGAGGTGGTCGCGGGTCAGGTTGGTGAACGCGGCGATGTCGACATGGGCGCCGTTGAGCCGCCCTTCCTCGATGCCGATCGAGCTCGCCTCGAGCGCGCAGGCTTCCGCCCCCTGCTCGAGGAAGGCGTCCAGGCAGCGCGCCAGCGTCGTCGCCTGCGGCGTCGTGAAGCCGGTCTCGTCGAGGTCGCCGGGGAAACCGGCGCCGAGCGTGCCGACGATCGCGCAGCGGCGCGGGTGCGCACGGGCGATCCATTGCGTGCAGCTGGTCTTGCCGTTGGTGCCGGTGACGGCGATCAGCGACAGGCGCTCGCTCGGCTCGCCGAGCACTGCATGCGCGACGTTGCCGGCGAGCGCGCGCAGGTGGCGGACGGCGATCGCCGGCACCGCAGGCGCATCGAGGGACGCGCCCTCGGCCTCGTAGAGGATGGCCGCGGCGCCGCGGGCGATGGCGTCGGCGACGTAGCGGCGGCCGTCGGCGGCGTCGCCCGGGTAGGCGAGGAAGAGGTCGCCCGGACGGACCAGGCGCGAATCGTCGGTGACGCTGGCCGGCTCGACGCCGAGCGCGGCCAGGCGGCGCAGCAGTTCGGCGGCGGCGCTCATAGTTTCTCCTTGGGCGAGGACGCCTGGGCGACGGTCATCTGCGCGTCGGGCGGAACGCCCAGCGTGCGCAGCGCGCCGCCGGTGATCGCCGAGAACACCGGCGCGGCGACATCGCCGCCGTAGTGCCTGCCGCCGGACGGCTCGTCGATCATCACGGCGACGATCAGGCGCGGGTCCGACACCGGCGCGAAGCCGACGAAGGACGAGACGTACTTGTTGGCGTAGAGCCCGCCTTCGAGCTTGTGCGCGGTGCCGGTCTTGCCGGCGACGCGGTAGCCCGGCACCTGCGCCTTGGGCGCGGTGCCGCCGGGGCCGGCGGCCATCTCCAGCATCGCCCGCAGCTCGCGCGCGGTCTGCGGCGAGAACACCGGGACGCCGGTCACCGGGCCGTCGTCGATGCGCGTCAGCGACAGCGGCAGCAGCTCGCCGTCGCGCGCGAACACGGTGTAGGCGCGCGCCAGCTGCATCAGCGACACCGAGATGCCGTGGCCGTAGGACATCGTCGCCTGCTCGATCGGCCGCCAGGTCTTCCACGCACGCAGCCGCCCCGGCACCTCGCCGGGGAAGCCGAGGCGCGGCGTCTGGCCGAAGCCGACGGCGTCGAACATTTCCCACATCTCCTGCGGACTGAAGGCGGCGGCCAGCTTGGCGGCGCCGACGTTGGACGACTTCTGGATCACCTGGGCGACGGTCAGCGCGCCGTGCGGGTGCGCGTCGGAGATCGTCGCGTTGCCGATCGTCAGCCGGCCCGGGGCGCAGTTGATCACGCTGTCGAAGCGGAACTTGTTCGATTCGAGCGCCAGCGCCGCGGTGAAGGGTTTCAGCGTCGAGCCCGGCTCGAAGGTGTCGGTCACCGCGCGGTTCCTGAGCTGGGCCCCGGACAGGTGCTCCCGGTTGTTCGGGTTATAGGTCGGCCAGTTCGCCAGCGCCAGGATTTCGCCGCTCTTGGCGTCGATCACGACGGCGCCGCCGGCTTTCGCCTTGTTGTCGGCGATCGCCTGCTTCAGCTGGCTGTAGGCGAGGTACTGGATCTTCGAGTCGAGCGCCAGCCGGATTTCCCTGCCGTCCTGCGGCGGCCGGATCGAGCCGACGTCCTCGACGATCTGCCCGCGCCGGTCGCGGATCACGCTGCGGCTGCCGGGGTGGCCGACCAGACTCTTCTCGAAGGCGAGCTCGACGCCCTCCAGTCCCTTGTCGTCGACACCGGTGAAGCCGACCAGGTGCGCGCTCATGTCGCCGGTCGGGTAGTAGCGGCGGTATTCCTTGTTCTGGTAGATGCCGGGCAGCTTCAGCGCGGCGATGCGGTCGGCGACTTCCGGCGCCACCTGCCGCTGCAGGTAAACGAAGCCCTTGTCGCCGGCGAGCTTGCGCGCCAGCTCCTTCGGGTCGGCGTCGAGCGCCTTCGCCAGCTGCCGCAGCTGCTCGCCGTCGAGGCGGGCATCGGCGGGAATCGCCCAGATCGACTTCATCGGCGTCGAGATCGCCAGCACGTCGCCGTTGCGGTCGGTGACCTTGCCGCGCGACGCCGAGATCTCGATGTCGCGGCGGTAGCGCGACTCGCCCTTCTCCTGCAGGAAATCGTTGTTGATGATCTGCAGGTAGAAGGCGCGGCCGAGCAGCACGCCGAAGGCGCCGAGCAGGCACAACCCGACCAGGCGCGAGCGCCAGGCCGGCAAGGCCAGCTGCAGCACCGGGCTCTCGGCGAAACGGTGGGCGCCGCGGCCGCGGATCATTGCCCGCCCTCCTTCGGTGCCGCGACGAGCACCCGCTTCGCTTCCGGCGCCTGCATCTTCAGCCGCTCGCGGGCGATCTTCTCGATCCGCGGATGGGTCGCCCAGGTCGACAGCTCGAGCTGCAGCTGCCCGAACTCGACCTCGAGCTGCTTGGCGCGCTCCTGCTCGCCCTCGAGCTCCTGGAAGAGCTTCCGCGCCTTGTGCTGCGAGGTGACGACGCCGAGCGCGCAGAACACGACGAAGAAGAGGAGGAGCATATTGCTGCGCAGCATCAGCACTTCTCCGCCACGCGCATCACCGCGCTGCGCGCGCGGGGATTGGCCGCGATCTCCGCGGCGGAGGCTTTCACCGGTTTGCCGACGAGACGCAGCTTCGGTTGCGGAAGCTGCGACGCCATCAGCGGCAGGTTCTTGGGCAGGGAAGCATCCGGGGCCGCCGCGTCGCGCAGGAAGCGCTTGACGATGCGGTCTTCGAGCGAGTGAAAGCTGATTACCACCAGCCGCCCTCCCGGATTGAGCATGTCGACAGCCTGCGGCAGGGCTAGCGCAAGTTGCTCGAGCTCTTGATTGATATGAATCCGTAAAGCCTGAAAGGTGCGCGTCGCCGGGTCCTGGCCGGGCTCGCGGGTCCGCACGGCCTCGCGTACAAGCGCGGCGAGCTGCCCTGTGGTTGCAACAGGCCGCTCGTTCCGAGCAGCCACAATCTTCTTTGCAATCTGGAAAGCAAACCGTTCTTCGCCATAGTCCCTCACCACCTGTGTAATTTCCCGTTCGTCGGCCCGCGCCAGCCATTCCGCGGCCGTCTCGCCCTGCGTCGTGTCCATCCGCATGTCGAGCGGCGCATCGAAACGGAAGCTGAACCCCCGCTCCCCCTCATCCAGCTGCGGCGAGGACACCCCGATGTCCATCAGCACCCCGTCCGCCCTGCCGAATCCCGCTTCGCCCATCGCCGCCGCCATTTCGGCGAACGGACGATGCACGACCCTCAGCCTTTCGTCGCCGATCGCGGCCGCCGCCGCGATCGCCCGCGGATCGCGGTCGAGCGCGAGCAGCCGCCCCGACGGCCCGAGCCGTTCGAGGATCGCCCGGCTGTGGCCGCCACGGCCGAAGGTGGCGTCCACATAGACACCGGCCGGCTTGATTGCCAGCGCTTCGACCGCTTCCCGCAGCAGAACCGTCAGGTGCTGCGCGGGCGCGCTCACAAGGCCAAATCCTCGAGGCCGGGCGGCAGCAGCTGATCGCCGAGGGCGAAGATCGCCTCCTGCTGTTTCTGCCAGCCGGCATCGGACCAGATTTCGAAATGATTGCCCTGGCCGACCAGCCACACCTGCTTCTCGAGCTGCGCGAACTGGCGCAGCTCCGGCGCGACGAGCAGGCGGCCGGCGGAATCGAGCTCCTCCTCGCGGGCAAAGCCGACGAGCAGGCGCTTGAGGAGGGCGGAATGCTGTTCGAGACCGGGCGCCGCCAACACCTTGTCGCGGATCGGCTCCCAGGCAGGGCTCGGGTAGAGCAGCAGGCAGCGGTGCGGATGGGCGGTGAGGACCAGGGTGCCGTTGGCGGCGGCCACGAGCGCGTCGCGGTGGCGGGCCGGAATGGCCAGCCGCCCCTTGGCGTCGAGACTGAGTGCAGCCGCTCCGAAAAACATGAACCCCTACCCTTGTCCTCTCTCGGGGCTCGCCCCGTTTTTACCCTTCAACCCACTTCACACCACTTTTTCCCACTTTAAGACATCGAAATGCACCGGGTCAAGGGGTTTTTTCGGTTTTTTTCAATGGCGACAAGGACTTAGGCGCGTTTTTGGAGGATTTTTTGCAAAAAATTATCCTTACAAAACAACGTTCGTGAAACGTAACTTAAAGTGCTTTGTGAGAAGTGGGAGAGCGCCCGCAGGGAACCCCGGGGGGCCGGCGGCGGTCTTCCCAGTTCCCTCACCACAGGAGACATGAATGAAGCTCTACTACAGCCCCGGCGCCTGCTCCCTCTCGCCGCACATCGTGCTCTGCGAGGCGAGCCTGGCGCACGAGCTGGTCAAGGTGGACCTGAAGACGAAGAAGACCGAGTTCGGCGACGACTTCGCGGCGATCAGCCCCAAGAGCTACGTGCCGACGCTGGTGCTCGACGACGGCGAGGTGCTGACCGAAGGGCCGGCGATCGTCCAGTACCTGGCCGACCTGGCCCCGGCGAGCCGGCTGGCACCGGCCGCCGGCAGCTTCGCCCGGGTCCGCCTGCAGGAGTGGCTGAACTTCATCGCGAGCGAGCTGCACAAGGGCTTCGGCCAGCTCTTCCGGAAGCCGCCGGCGGAATGGCAGGAGATCGTCCGCGGCGGGCTGGCCGGCCGCCTCGCCTACGTCGCCGAAACGCTCGACCGCCAGCCGTATCTGCTGGGGGCGAACTTCAGCGTCGCCGACGCCTACCTGTTTACGATCCTCAACTGGGCGAAGTGGGTGAAGTTCGACCTGGCACCGTGGCCGGTGCTCGACGCCTACCTCGGCCGCGTCGCCGCGCGGCCGGGCGTACAGAAGGCGCTGAAGACGGAGGGGCTGCTCTGAGCGCCCGCTGAAAGCAGGAACCGGCGGCGGGCGAGGCGCCGCCGCCGGACTGCGGATGTGGAGTGAAGCTGGCCGATAAGCCGGGTTCTGTCGTGGGCAACCATTCCTCTAGGCGACGCGTTGCCGCGCCGCTCAAGCAGCCTACCCGGAAGCAGCGCGAGCCACGCCGTACGCTTCCCTATTTGGCCTTGCTCCAGATGGGGTTTGCCGTGCCGTCCGTGTTACCACGTCCGCGGTGAGCTCTTACCTCGCCGTTTCACCCTTGCCTGTGCCTTGCGGCCATCGGCGGTCTATTCTCTGTTGCACTTTCCGTCGCCTTGGGGCTTGCGCCTTATAGCGCCCGGTCGTTAGCCGGCATCCTGCTCTGCGGAGCCCGGACTTTCCTCCCGGCGCTTGCGCGCCCGGCGGTTGCCTGGCCAGCTTCAGGATCCATTATACGCGCTGCCGGCGTCCCGGCCGGAATTGCCAGGCGTCGTCGTAGTAGGCGGGATCCTCATTCTCCGGCACGACGCCGGGCAGCCCGAGCAGCGGCAGCGGCTGCAGCGCGCGCGGGTCGCCGTGGCGGCCGGCGGCGAGATCGCCGGCCAGCCGGGCGTCGAGGTCGGCCAGCTGCGCCGCGAGCGG from Azospira restricta includes these protein-coding regions:
- the ftsL gene encoding cell division protein FtsL, yielding MLRSNMLLLFFVVFCALGVVTSQHKARKLFQELEGEQERAKQLEVEFGQLQLELSTWATHPRIEKIARERLKMQAPEAKRVLVAAPKEGGQ
- a CDS encoding peptidoglycan D,D-transpeptidase FtsI family protein — its product is MIRGRGAHRFAESPVLQLALPAWRSRLVGLCLLGAFGVLLGRAFYLQIINNDFLQEKGESRYRRDIEISASRGKVTDRNGDVLAISTPMKSIWAIPADARLDGEQLRQLAKALDADPKELARKLAGDKGFVYLQRQVAPEVADRIAALKLPGIYQNKEYRRYYPTGDMSAHLVGFTGVDDKGLEGVELAFEKSLVGHPGSRSVIRDRRGQIVEDVGSIRPPQDGREIRLALDSKIQYLAYSQLKQAIADNKAKAGGAVVIDAKSGEILALANWPTYNPNNREHLSGAQLRNRAVTDTFEPGSTLKPFTAALALESNKFRFDSVINCAPGRLTIGNATISDAHPHGALTVAQVIQKSSNVGAAKLAAAFSPQEMWEMFDAVGFGQTPRLGFPGEVPGRLRAWKTWRPIEQATMSYGHGISVSLMQLARAYTVFARDGELLPLSLTRIDDGPVTGVPVFSPQTARELRAMLEMAAGPGGTAPKAQVPGYRVAGKTGTAHKLEGGLYANKYVSSFVGFAPVSDPRLIVAVMIDEPSGGRHYGGDVAAPVFSAITGGALRTLGVPPDAQMTVAQASSPKEKL
- the gstA gene encoding glutathione transferase GstA → MKLYYSPGACSLSPHIVLCEASLAHELVKVDLKTKKTEFGDDFAAISPKSYVPTLVLDDGEVLTEGPAIVQYLADLAPASRLAPAAGSFARVRLQEWLNFIASELHKGFGQLFRKPPAEWQEIVRGGLAGRLAYVAETLDRQPYLLGANFSVADAYLFTILNWAKWVKFDLAPWPVLDAYLGRVAARPGVQKALKTEGLL
- a CDS encoding UDP-N-acetylmuramoyl-tripeptide--D-alanyl-D-alanine ligase, with protein sequence MLKLSAAAAALNGRLIGADAGFYAVSTDSRAIRAGDLFVALRGERFDGHDFIGTVASEGAVGAVVAADAAEALKDVGLPLIAVADTRLALGALAAHWRAGFDLPLIAVTGSNGKTTTKEMIACILQAAFGGDVLATQGNLNNDIGLPLTLLQLRAHHQAAIVEMGMNHPGEIGYLTRLARPTVALVTNAQRAHLQGMGTLDAIAREKGTIYDGLAADGVAVINADDPHAPLWQAMNVGRRVISFGLDGAADVHGRVRLHGLETELHFITPAGEGAVDLALPGAHNARNALAAVAATFAAGVPLAAIAAGLAAFKGVKGRLQRRAGANGAVILDDTYNANPDSMRAGIDVLASTIGRKILVLGDMGEIGDAAAQYHDEVGGYAKSAGVDALYALGEASAIAARNFGDGAHHYKKIEDLIEALKPELTANTTVLVKGSRFMRMERVADAIALPTENPPCS
- the rsmH gene encoding 16S rRNA (cytosine(1402)-N(4))-methyltransferase RsmH, which produces MSAPAQHLTVLLREAVEALAIKPAGVYVDATFGRGGHSRAILERLGPSGRLLALDRDPRAIAAAAAIGDERLRVVHRPFAEMAAAMGEAGFGRADGVLMDIGVSSPQLDEGERGFSFRFDAPLDMRMDTTQGETAAEWLARADEREITQVVRDYGEERFAFQIAKKIVAARNERPVATTGQLAALVREAVRTREPGQDPATRTFQALRIHINQELEQLALALPQAVDMLNPGGRLVVISFHSLEDRIVKRFLRDAAAPDASLPKNLPLMASQLPQPKLRLVGKPVKASAAEIAANPRARSAVMRVAEKC
- the mraZ gene encoding division/cell wall cluster transcriptional repressor MraZ gives rise to the protein MFFGAAALSLDAKGRLAIPARHRDALVAAANGTLVLTAHPHRCLLLYPSPAWEPIRDKVLAAPGLEQHSALLKRLLVGFAREEELDSAGRLLVAPELRQFAQLEKQVWLVGQGNHFEIWSDAGWQKQQEAIFALGDQLLPPGLEDLAL
- a CDS encoding UDP-N-acetylmuramoyl-L-alanyl-D-glutamate--2,6-diaminopimelate ligase encodes the protein MSAAAELLRRLAALGVEPASVTDDSRLVRPGDLFLAYPGDAADGRRYVADAIARGAAAILYEAEGASLDAPAVPAIAVRHLRALAGNVAHAVLGEPSERLSLIAVTGTNGKTSCTQWIARAHPRRCAIVGTLGAGFPGDLDETGFTTPQATTLARCLDAFLEQGAEACALEASSIGIEEGRLNGAHVDIAAFTNLTRDHLDYHGTMKAYAAAKEKLFRWPGLRAAVINLDDPFGEHLAKVGNARLKVGYTMTGATASVDLLLAASDIRVEPSGMAFTLRAPQGTAAIESRLVGRYNVANLLAVAGVLLAGGLPFEELAPRLARLEPPPGRMQRVGGDGQPLVVIDYAHSPDALDNALAALREEAAARGGRLVCVFGCGGDRDPGKRPLMGEVAARGADRVVLTSDNPRSESPAAIVDAIRGGAPQAEVIVDRRQAIAATIGGAAPTDVILLAGKGHEAYQEIAGTFHPFSDLREAEAALAARQEAA